A region of the Mesoterricola sediminis genome:
CTGCCCCCGGCCGCCGTCAGCCCATGATGGCGAGGGCCGACAGGAAGGGCGCCCCCAGCGCGGCGTCGCCGTCGATGCGCACGCGCCGGCGGGCCTCCTCCCCCTTCAGGCCCTTGGAGAAGAGGCGCCAGGCGGCATCATCCGTCAGCTCGATGCGCGCCCGCACCTGGCCGGCGGGTTCCGTATCCAGCCGCCAGCCGTCCTCGGCGCGGACCAGGTGCCAGGTGCCCCCTGCCGGCCCGGTGATCGCCACCGCCAGGGCGGTGCCCTCCGGCGCCGTCACCGGGCCGTACGTGCGCGGCAGCGCCCGGATGAACAGCTCGAGGACGGGGTGGAGCCAGGCCCGGCCGGCCAGGACCGGCGCGCCCACCGCCTCCCGGATCTGCTGCTGATGGAGCCAGTACTCGGTGTAGTTCCGCCCCATGTCGAACCAGGCGGCGGAGGCCGTCTCCCCGGCCCAGGCCACGGGGAAGAGGGCCGGGCCCTCGGGGTCCTGGGCCTGGAGGTGGTCGGCCAGCTGGGGCCCCACGGCGGCCAGCAGGTCCAGGATGACCCGCGGGCTGAGCCGGCGGGCGACGTCCACCCAGGCGGCGTTGAGGCCGTCCAGGAAGGCCACCAGGTCTCCGTAGCCCGCGATGGGCCGGTCCGGCGGCGGCAGCGGCTCGGCGTCCCGGCCATGGGACAGGAGGCGGAGCTGGGTGTCCAGCATGTGGGCGGCGAGGTCCTTGACCGTCCAGGGGCCGCAGACCGTGGGCCGCCGCCAGGCCTCGGCGGGGAGGGCCCCCAGGACGTCCATCAGCTGGTCGTGGAGCGGCCGGAAGAGGTGGGCGGTCAGCGTGGGCGGGAGGGAGGCCATGGGACACCGGGGGATCCTTCCTTGTAGCACGGCGTCCGCCCGGAACCGGCCCGCTTTTTTCCCCTCCCAGCCTCGCCCCACGGGAACAAGTCCATGTTTATTAATAATTAAATACTTGCCAAACCCAGTCAAGAACCTATGCTTGCATCAATTTCCGGGTGTCCGCCCCGCGTCCCGCCCTGGGCCCATCCAGCCCAGGAAGGTCGCCTTGGGTTCGGTGTGCCCGCTGGGAGGGAGGTCCCGTGCGCCGGCTTTGGATCCTGCTGTTCACCGTGATGGGGCTGTCCTTCGCCGTGCTGGGCTGGCTCGGCCTGCGCATCCGGCAGGGGGCCCCGCCCGTGCCGGCGCGGGTGGTGACGGCGACCGGGGAGCGGGTCTTCGAGGACGGGGACATCGCCGCCGGCCAGAACGTTTGGCAGTCCATGGGCGGCATGGAGCTGGGCTCCATCTGGGGCCACGGCAGCTACGTCGCGCCGGATTGGACCGCGGACTGGCTCCACCGGGAGGCCACCACCCTGCTGGACGCCTGGGCCCTGGCGGAGCGCGGCGCCCCCCTGGCGGCCCTCGATCCCGCCACCCGCGCGGGGTACCAGGAGCGCCTGCGGCTCCACATGCGGCAGAACCGCTACCAGCCCGCCACCGGCACCCTCGTGGTGGACGCCGAGCGGGCCCGGGCCATCCAGGCCACGGCCGCGCACCTGGACGACGTCTTTTCCCGGGGCCGCGACGCCTATGCCATTCCCGCCGGGGCCCAGCCCGACCCCGTCCTGCGCCGGCAGCTGGCCGCCTTCGTGTTCTGGACGGCCTGGGCCGCCACCACGGAGCGCCCCGGGGAGCGCATCACCTACACGAACAACTGGCCCTATGAGCCGCTCGTGGGCAACACCCTCACGGGGGACGCCTGGATCTGGACGGGCGTGAGCATCCTGCTCCTCCTCGCGGGCATCGGCGCCATGGCCTGGTGGCACGCGGCCCGCCACGCCCACGGGGAGGAGGCCCCCGTGGCCGCCCCGGCCACCGATCCCCTCCTGCGCGCCGTCCCCACGCCCAGCCAGCGCGCCACGGTGAAGTACTTCTGGGCCGTCACCGCCCTCATCCTCGTCCAGGTGCTCATGGGGGTCGTCACGGCCCACTATGGGGTGGAGGGCAACGGCTTCTACGGCGTGCCCCTCGCCCGGTGGCTGCCCTACGTCCTCACCCGCACCTGGCACACCCAGCTGGGGGTCCTCTGGATCGCCACCGCGTGGCTGGCGGCGGGCCTGTACATCGGCCCCGCCGTGGGCGGCCGGGAGCCCGCGGGCCAGGCCCTGGGCGTGAACCTGCTCTTCGGGGCCGTGCTGGTCCTGGTGGCGGGCTCCATGGCCGGCCAGTGGCTGAGCGTCATGCACCGCCTGGGCACGGGCACCGCCTGGTTCTACCTGGGCCACAGCGGGTACGAGTACATCGACACGGGCCGCCTCTGGCAGGTGGTGCTCCTGGTGGGGCTCTTCCTCTGGCTCTTCCTCGTGGCGCGCGCCGTGCGCCCCGCCTTCGCCACCGCCGACGCGGCCACCCGCCCCCTGCTGGGCATGTTCCTCCTCGCCTCCCTCGCCATCGCCGGGTTCTACGGGGCCGCCCTGGGCTACGGCCGCCACACGAACCTGGCGGTGGCCGAGTACTGGCGCTGGTGGGTGGTCCACCTGTGGGTGGAGGGCTTCTTCGAGGTCTTCGCGACGGTGGTCATCGCCTTCCTCTTCACCCGGCTCGGCCTCCTGCGCACGGAATCCGCGAGCCGCGCGGTCCTCCTCTCCTCGGCCATCTTCCTGTCGGGGGGCATCATCGGCACCGCCCACCACCTGTACTTCAGCGGCACCCCCGCCGCCGTCATGGCCCTGGGCGCCACCTTCAGCGCCCTGGAGGTGGTCCCCCTCATGTTCGTGGGCTTCGAGGCCTGGGAGAACCTGCGCCTGGGCCGGGCCGCGGCCTGGGTCGCCCAGTACCGGTGGCCCATCTACTGCTTCGTGGCCGTGGCCTTCTGGAACATGGTCGGGGCCGGCCTCTTCGGCTTCATGATCAATCCCCCGGTGGCGCTCTACTACATGCAGGGCCTGAACACGACCCCCGTGCACGGCCACGCGGCCCTCTTCGGGGTCTACGGCATGCTGGGCATCGGGCTGATGCTCTTCTGCCTCCGGGCCCTGCGCCCCGGCCAGCCCTGGCGGGAGGGGCCCCTGCGCTTCGCGTTCTGGGCCATCAACGGCGGCCTCATGGCCATGATCGTCCTCAGCATCCTGCCCCTGGGCCTCCTCCAGACCCGGGCCGCCGTGGAGCACGGGTACTGGTTCGCCCGCAGCGCCGCCTTCCTGCAGTCGGACGGCATGAACCTCATCCGCTGGCTCCGGGTGCCGGGGGACACCCTCTTCGCGGCCGGCGCCTTCGTCCTCGTGTACTTCATCGCGGCCCTCCCCCGGGCCCGGGCCTGAGGTCAGCCGAGGGGCAGCCTCAGGGATGCGCAGGCCCCGCCGCCCTCGCGGTTGGCGAGGCCGAGGCTGCCGCCGTGGGCCTCGGCGATCTGGCGGCTGAGGACGAGGCCGATGCCGCTGCCCCCGGCCTTGGTGCTGAAGAAGGGCACGAAGAGGTTCCCGCCCGTGGGCAGCCCCGGGCCCCGGTCCTCCACGCGGAGCTCCACGGCGGGCCCCTGCACGGTCCAACCCAGGTCCACGGGCGCCCCGGCGTCCACGGCGTTGCGCACGAGGTTGATGAGGGCCTGGGCCAGCTGGTCCCCGTCGGCCTGCAGGGTCACGGGGGGCCCCGGGTGGACGCGGACCTCGCAGCGCTGCTCGAGGCCCGCCACGCGCCGCACCAGGACCTCCAGGTCCACGGGCGCCCGGCAGGGTTCCGGCAGGCGGGCCAGGCGCGTGTAGCCCTCCATGAAGCGGCCCAGGCCCTGGGCCCGGCTCGCGATGATGCCCAGGCCCTGGCGCGTGTCGTCCATCCAGTCCTCGCCCTGGCGCTCCAGGATGCGGAGGAGGCTCTCGGAGAGGGACTGGATGGGGGCCAGGGAGTTGTTGATCTCGTGCCCCAGCACCCGGATGACCTGGTGCCAGACCTTGCGCTCCTCCTGCCGCAGGGGGCGGGTCAGGTCGGAGACCACCAGGAGGCGGTGGACCCGCCCCCCCTGCCGGAAGGTGCCCCGGCGGAGGTCGAAGCGCCCCGCCCGGGCGGGGAAGGCCATGTCCGCCAGCTGCGCGCCCTCCCCGTCCAGGGCCGCGGCCAGGCCCAGTTCCGCCGCGGGACGCCCCAGGAGGCGCTCCTGGGGGCTGCCCAGGAGGGCCTCCCCGGCCCGGTTCACCAGGCGCAGGAGATCCTCCCCGTCGAAGGCGAACACGGCCACGTCGATCTCGGCCATGACGGCGCGGAGCAGGGCCGTCGCTTCCATGGCCTTCATGCGCTGCTGCTGGAGGAGCTCGCTCAGGACGTTGAGCTCGTGGTACACCTCGCCGAGGGCGTCGGCGTCGGCGGGCTCCCGGGCCCGGAAGGAGTAGTCCCCTTCGCGGATGGCCGTGAGGATGTTGGCCAGCGTCTG
Encoded here:
- a CDS encoding maleylpyruvate isomerase N-terminal domain-containing protein, with protein sequence MASLPPTLTAHLFRPLHDQLMDVLGALPAEAWRRPTVCGPWTVKDLAAHMLDTQLRLLSHGRDAEPLPPPDRPIAGYGDLVAFLDGLNAAWVDVARRLSPRVILDLLAAVGPQLADHLQAQDPEGPALFPVAWAGETASAAWFDMGRNYTEYWLHQQQIREAVGAPVLAGRAWLHPVLELFIRALPRTYGPVTAPEGTALAVAITGPAGGTWHLVRAEDGWRLDTEPAGQVRARIELTDDAAWRLFSKGLKGEEARRRVRIDGDAALGAPFLSALAIMG
- a CDS encoding nitric-oxide reductase large subunit yields the protein MRRLWILLFTVMGLSFAVLGWLGLRIRQGAPPVPARVVTATGERVFEDGDIAAGQNVWQSMGGMELGSIWGHGSYVAPDWTADWLHREATTLLDAWALAERGAPLAALDPATRAGYQERLRLHMRQNRYQPATGTLVVDAERARAIQATAAHLDDVFSRGRDAYAIPAGAQPDPVLRRQLAAFVFWTAWAATTERPGERITYTNNWPYEPLVGNTLTGDAWIWTGVSILLLLAGIGAMAWWHAARHAHGEEAPVAAPATDPLLRAVPTPSQRATVKYFWAVTALILVQVLMGVVTAHYGVEGNGFYGVPLARWLPYVLTRTWHTQLGVLWIATAWLAAGLYIGPAVGGREPAGQALGVNLLFGAVLVLVAGSMAGQWLSVMHRLGTGTAWFYLGHSGYEYIDTGRLWQVVLLVGLFLWLFLVARAVRPAFATADAATRPLLGMFLLASLAIAGFYGAALGYGRHTNLAVAEYWRWWVVHLWVEGFFEVFATVVIAFLFTRLGLLRTESASRAVLLSSAIFLSGGIIGTAHHLYFSGTPAAVMALGATFSALEVVPLMFVGFEAWENLRLGRAAAWVAQYRWPIYCFVAVAFWNMVGAGLFGFMINPPVALYYMQGLNTTPVHGHAALFGVYGMLGIGLMLFCLRALRPGQPWREGPLRFAFWAINGGLMAMIVLSILPLGLLQTRAAVEHGYWFARSAAFLQSDGMNLIRWLRVPGDTLFAAGAFVLVYFIAALPRARA
- a CDS encoding sensor histidine kinase; the encoded protein is MTHDRRVQLGALLGALPALVLAGILLARAPWPLPWKLLLFAACAAAAAVSLRALRRRVQRPLQTLANILTAIREGDYSFRAREPADADALGEVYHELNVLSELLQQQRMKAMEATALLRAVMAEIDVAVFAFDGEDLLRLVNRAGEALLGSPQERLLGRPAAELGLAAALDGEGAQLADMAFPARAGRFDLRRGTFRQGGRVHRLLVVSDLTRPLRQEERKVWHQVIRVLGHEINNSLAPIQSLSESLLRILERQGEDWMDDTRQGLGIIASRAQGLGRFMEGYTRLARLPEPCRAPVDLEVLVRRVAGLEQRCEVRVHPGPPVTLQADGDQLAQALINLVRNAVDAGAPVDLGWTVQGPAVELRVEDRGPGLPTGGNLFVPFFSTKAGGSGIGLVLSRQIAEAHGGSLGLANREGGGACASLRLPLG